The genomic stretch ATTGAACTCCATAAAGTCTTACATGAAGCCAGCCAATGTTATTAACTATTACTTTTCCAGATGGAGAATTTGAGGATAACAAACTTTATTAGCTTCAAATACTTCAGTGATAATTCCaggaaaattaattagaaaataagCATGCCAGTTCTTATTGCATATTCTATCCTTCATGTAGCATTTTGTTCTTTCCATTGTCCTAAAGACACTATAAAGATCATTTCACTTGACAGATGAATGACCAAAATCCAACAACCTGATGTGTAGTCAGTTCAGTTCATTCATCTTTAAGGATTGATTTGGATATTGACATAGCTGATAAAACTGTGTGAACATTGGCAATTAATGTGGCTTAAAATGAAACACACAGCACATTATATGGGCCATTTCatcacataataaaaataaataccctaATTCATATACATGGGGATTTCATATAGAGAAACAAAACAGGTTTAGCCTTCTCACTGACAGATCTGCCATTGCTTAATTGGCCTTTTGCAAAATTCTTGGGTTGTCAAAGTTGGTTTTACAGTTGTGAAATAAGATGATTCTCTTTGCTCTAGTTCTACTGGggaaatatagaaatatacaacaccaaattctaaatatttatattctgttcTAATGGCTCTCTAGATAAGCAAAATATGAATACTATCTATACAAATCTGTCATAagctttgtataatttttatttctggaattcaGGAAAGAGTGCCTAAACCCAAAGCTACATCCATAATGAACTTTACTTACTAGATTTATTGCTTAAATAGCTTAAGAGTATTTGAAGGTCCATGTAATAACTGTAATTGTCCCTAATTATATAAtagtataattatatttaattatatttatagtgTCTATAATTTTAGCTTCCTAATATTCCCCCAACTGTAAAATTTTCTGAGCATGTCATATTACACATCTGcagaaaacatctttttaaattaggaatCTTATGCTTTTGTATATCCTTGCCCATTTTGGAGACAAATTTAGTAatactatttgttttctattttaaaatgacattcattatttcctttaaccAACATTTCTTTAAGGGCTACCAGGAACATAGAGGAGGTGTTGCATTAGGTACTCTCCTTATCCTCAAGCAATTCAAGGAATTAATAATCTAATAATGGACTTCAGTAACATTCTTTAAAACAAGAgcagtaatatatataaaatttaataatagaaTGCTCTGATGCTTTTGGATTAAAGATGCTATATATTGCTTTTAAACATTATGCTGTTCAGTCAATTGGGTCTACCACACACAGACATGCTATCTGatctcactttaaattcatgacAGTTAACCTCAATTATGTGCTCTGATTATCTCATGAACAAAATTTATACCACCAAACAAATATACTTGTTACAGTATTTACATGAGGAAAGATTGAGGAAAGCCACCGTTTCACATCAAAAATAATTCCAACTCTAACAAATCCCTGAGAATGTCTGTTTACATGCACCAACCAATCTAACAAATTTGATATAATCatagtgcttttatttttgtgcttttatatttgatttatgtTGAAGGTAagtctattttttacttttcatatgctttagcTATAACACTGATATCAAGATGCTAAATTTCTTCTCAATATTTTGCTTACTTTCTAGTTGACCTACTGACTTCATAATGTCTGAAATCAGATTCAGCAATCTCACTTGGGATCAAATTATAACACTGCATCAAGTGTTAGATGAAGTAATTCCAATTCATGGAAGGGGGAATTTCCCCACATTGGAGGTGAAACCGAAAGATATCATTCATGTTGTGAAAGATCAACTGATAGAGCAAGGAATTATTGTTAAAGATACCCGATTGAATGGTTCCACAGCAAGTTACATACTTGCAAGCTACAATGGCATGAGCTATAAGGATCTGGATGTTATTTTAGGTATTGAACTACCAAGTGATCAGGAATTTCAGCTTGTTAAGGATGTAGTTCTAGGTTGCCTACTCGACTTTTTACCAAAAggtgttaaaaaggaaaagatcacCCTAAAGACTATGAAAGAGGCTTACGTGCAGAAAATGGTCAAAGTTTGCAATAAGCATGATCGTTGGAGTCTTATCTCTCTTTCTAATAACACTGGGAAGAATGTAGAGCTAAAATTTGTGAATTCACTCAGACGACAATTTGAATTTAGTGTAGATTCCTTTCAAATTATCTTGGATCCCATGTTAGATTTCTACAGTGACAAAAGTGGTACACTAACCAAAGAATTATGTCCTGTTGTGGTAGCTGAAAGCATGTATGGAGACTTCCAAGAAGCAATGACACACTTGCAGCACAAGCTTATATCTACCAGAAAACCTGAAGAAATTAGAGGTGGTGGTCTTCTGAAATACAGTAACTTGCTGGTTCATAACTTTAAGCCAGTTTGTGAAGCAGAAATCAAAACCCTAGAACGTTATATGTGTTCTAGATTCTTCATTGATTTTCCTGATATAGAAGAACAGCGAAAGAAGATTGAATCATACCTCTACAACCATTTCAtaggtgaagaaaagagaaagtatgaCTACCTCATGACCTTGCATGGAGTTGTGAATAAAAGCACTGTTCTCCCCATGGGTCATAAAAGAAGACAGACCCTCAATATGATCACCCTTATGGCTTTAAAAGTACTTGGAGAACAGAATATCCTACCTAATACAGGAAAGGTAACTTGCTTTTATCTGCCTGCTCCATACCTTGCTGCTTGGGGAGGGTCCCCTACGTATTATGTAACATCTGTACTACCACCTACATTGTTTCAGCCATACCACCCACTACACTTTCATGTGCCAAATggtatggcttttaaaaaaacacagtagAAACTTTGCTTTAATTAAACACCTCTTAAAAGCAATTTTCCAAATTCCATAAAATTTAAGCTCTATTTTTATGCAGTTATCAACAATTTTTCATCAATTATAGCTTAAACCATCACAATAAATACAATATCATCTGTGAAATGACCtctttaaatgattttcaaatgtcATCAATTAGCTATAACAACTTTCAAATGTTGTGAAccacttaaaatgatttttaagtctGACTGACTACTTATgactttcaaattttctatgaCAAATACATTAGAGATGCCTGCAACTTtgattaaaatacaaaagaacagactcatattttaaaatccagatgTACAGTAAAGACCAGTGCAAACATTTTTGTATTCAGTCAATTCCTTTGTTACCTTTACTTAATTTTTTGCTAGTGAATATTACCATCAGTGAATTTTCAATGCCTAACAAAAATGCCTAATTTCAAAGACAACAGATTCAGAAGATATTAAAACCCTGGACTTTGTAAGCATATATTTTGTTTCTCAATTGAATTGGGTTAGATACAAAATCCTACTATAGTTTGAAGGAACACTGAAAAAATGATTCTGGAAAACATTGGCCATTAGTAATTTATCAACTATCAAATAAGTTGACTTGTGGATCTGAAGAATAGTACCGTCCAGCTGGACAGCCAATACTGTGACCACTATACAGATTTCTTCATTTTCCCCCAAACaagttgaaaagaatgaaaatgaccaACTCTGAATGTGAAAGTTTTCTATCATCATCTGTTAAAAAGAAACTCTACATGTCAAACAGCAAAAAGCAGGCATAGGTTTTTAGCTATTGCATTTACCATTTTTATGACCGACTTGACCAACATCTTAATATGTGGAGACGTTCAATG from Phocoena phocoena chromosome X, mPhoPho1.1, whole genome shotgun sequence encodes the following:
- the TENT5D gene encoding terminal nucleotidyltransferase 5D — translated: MSEIRFSNLTWDQIITLHQVLDEVIPIHGRGNFPTLEVKPKDIIHVVKDQLIEQGIIVKDTRLNGSTASYILASYNGMSYKDLDVILGIELPSDQEFQLVKDVVLGCLLDFLPKGVKKEKITLKTMKEAYVQKMVKVCNKHDRWSLISLSNNTGKNVELKFVNSLRRQFEFSVDSFQIILDPMLDFYSDKSGTLTKELCPVVVAESMYGDFQEAMTHLQHKLISTRKPEEIRGGGLLKYSNLLVHNFKPVCEAEIKTLERYMCSRFFIDFPDIEEQRKKIESYLYNHFIGEEKRKYDYLMTLHGVVNKSTVLPMGHKRRQTLNMITLMALKVLGEQNILPNTGKVTCFYLPAPYLAAWGGSPTYYVTSVLPPTLFQPYHPLHFHVPNGISILALGTHCSLVLNSRTRFLIASIKALLALLIIHRVDGGNCFKPGQTTADEDQETDRAQGLDMEDGDCRKVNSDYRVEDFVDFKLGDIGCGVIKCPVGCATEDLGNCKLKILMTVYLNILIIGQMNVLLTGKLNVLMMELKILMFVDLKILMVVELNFVVFVELKILVMVQLKMLMLVEPHILVVVEVKILVLMELKILVILQQKVLILQMKVSQLEKLKILVIVQLKQSQLDLQLQPLIEI